AATAATTTAATTTTTAATTCTGATTTTGAAATGAATTATTTGATGGTCATAATGGATGTCGAGCCTAAACAAATTGGTGAAAGTACCCAATACGAATTTATCTGGAACAAGAAAAACAATTGGAAAAAACAAGTTCCTTCCGGTGACTATAAAGCAAGATTAAGCATACCTTCCGTGCCGGATGATTATCATATAATATTACCATTCAAGCTGTAAATATGGAACATGAAAAGTATATACTTCGAGCAATCGAATTAGCCGAAAACGGCTCCGGCTTTGTAAGTCCGAATCCAAAAGTAGGTGCTGTAATTGTAAGAAATGATAAAATTATTGCTGAGGGCTGGCATACAAAATTCGGTATGCCTCATGCCGAGGTTGAAGCAATAAAAAATGCTGGTGATATTGATTTTTCCGATTGTACAATTTATGTAAATCTTGAGCCCTGCGCTCATTTTGGAAAGACTCCACCCTGTACTGATTTGATAATTGAGAAAAAGTTTTCAAAAGTAGTTGTCGGCTGCACTGACCCAAACCCAATTGTTGCCGGAAAGGGAATTGAAAAATTAAGAGCTGCAGGAATTGAAGTCATAACAAATATCTGCATGAAGGAATCAGAATGGTGCAACAGAGTTTTTATAAAAAATATTACAACTCAAAAGCCTTATATTATATTAAAAATTGGTCAGACTCTTGATGGCTGTATCGCTTTAAAAAACGGACAATCCAAGTGGATAACATCCGAAGAAAGCCGCCTCAGAACTCATAAACTTCGTAGTGGTTTGGATGCAGTTCTGGTTGGGAAAAATACTGTAATCAAAGATAATCCATTGCTTACAGTCAGGTCTGTTTCGGGTAGAAACCCAATGAGAGTGATTTGCGACAGCAATTTATCATTACCGCTTGATTTATCTGTATTCAAACTTGAAGATAATGCTATGACTATAATTTGCTGTAGTGAAGAAGCTTCAAAATCCCGAAAAGCAAGAAATCTCGGTCTTTCAGGCATCAAGATCCTAACTGTCAAAACAGGCGAGGACGGTAGATTGGAATTATCTAATGCAGTTGAATCGCTAAAGAAAAGTTTCGGAATAAGTTCTATCTTGGTTGAAGGTGGGAGCATTCTTTTTTCATCTTTCATTAAACAACACTTAGCTGATGAGCTTCAGATATTTATCGCTCCAAAAATTTTTGGAAATTGTAAAAATTCCTTTGAATTTATTGATTTAAAAAGTATATCCGATGCTTATGAATTTGAACTAATTTCATTTGACCAAAGCGGTGGTGATATTCATGCTATTTATACAAAAAAATAATCTTAAGCAATATTTTAAAACTTAATGATAAAAAAGTCATTATTTCCTTAAATAATTATGATATTATCTTTAAAAGAGTTAATTTTGTAATTGTAATACAGCATTTTGAAAAAAACGTTTTCTTATGCTGATTTATAAATTTTAAAATTGGTAAATAATAATTTTTTAAAGGAGAAATTCAAATGGCAAGAGCACATAATTTCAATGCCGGACCGGCTATATTACCTGTTCAGGTTGTAAAAGAAACTGCAGAAGCAGTAATTGATTTCAATAATCTCGGTATGGGAATCATGGAAATCAGCCACCGCTCAAAAGATTTTGACGCAGTGGTTTTGGAAGCAAAGAACGACTTATTGAAAATCATGAACTTATCAGCTGACGAATATACTGTCTTGTTCCTTGGTGGTGGAGCAAGTATGCAGTTTTTGATGGTTCCTTATAATTTTCATCATACCAAAGCCGACTATATTCTTACAGGTGTTTGGGCGAAAAAAGCTTACAAAGAAGGCAAATTCTTTGGTACTTCAAATGTTGCCGCTACAAGTGAAGACACTAATTTTAACTATCTGCCGAAAGAATTCAACATCTCACCGGATGCTGACTATGTTCATATTACTACAAACAATACAATTTATGGCACTGAATTCAAATCTCTTCCTGATACAGGAAATGTACCATTAGTTGCTGATATGTCCTCTGATTTTCTCGGAATGGATTTTGA
This window of the Ignavibacteriota bacterium genome carries:
- the ribD gene encoding bifunctional diaminohydroxyphosphoribosylaminopyrimidine deaminase/5-amino-6-(5-phosphoribosylamino)uracil reductase RibD encodes the protein MEHEKYILRAIELAENGSGFVSPNPKVGAVIVRNDKIIAEGWHTKFGMPHAEVEAIKNAGDIDFSDCTIYVNLEPCAHFGKTPPCTDLIIEKKFSKVVVGCTDPNPIVAGKGIEKLRAAGIEVITNICMKESEWCNRVFIKNITTQKPYIILKIGQTLDGCIALKNGQSKWITSEESRLRTHKLRSGLDAVLVGKNTVIKDNPLLTVRSVSGRNPMRVICDSNLSLPLDLSVFKLEDNAMTIICCSEEASKSRKARNLGLSGIKILTVKTGEDGRLELSNAVESLKKSFGISSILVEGGSILFSSFIKQHLADELQIFIAPKIFGNCKNSFEFIDLKSISDAYEFELISFDQSGGDIHAIYTKK